GATCCAATCCATCGGGCGTGGGATGGGTCAGTCTCCGATTTACAAGGGTGCTTCCTCATCGGCGGGCTTTGGGAAGAGCGCGAATGAGCAATCCGACGGACTCACCTGGCCTGCTGCTCCTCCTTGGGGTCCGGCAGTTTTCCTGCCCTTCCTCTTCGTGCAGTGGCCTACAGATATAGAGTTTCAGCCGTGCTGGCGGCCGGCTGTACTTTCAGTGTTCCAATCGGTCTAGGTCGGTGGCTTTGTGGGCAGCGGCAGTTGTTGTTGCTGCGGTGCATTGGCAATGTGGGCAGCTCTCCATCCAGCGCTCCCAGTCGGTCTGGGTCGGTGGCTTTGCAGCCACCGGCAGCTGCTGATGCCGTGGTGCGTCGGCATGGTGGGCGGCCCAACAGGCAGCCCAGTGGTGTGTGCTCCCTCAACTTTGCATTTGTGCCCATCCCGGTTCTAGCGTTCTACGTTGCTCCTCCTTTTGCTcagccttctcctcttctacAAGTTGGGCTTGTGGGGAGCTTCGTGACGCTAGGTTGGCCTAAGACAGCGCGGCTGCAAGGGGGTTGCGTTGCTGCTGCATTGACCTTGGCCCTTGCGTGGGCTACCCATTTCACCTTTTTGTACAGGTTTCCAGGGTGAGGAGTTACGAGCGAAAGCTATGCCCAGCTTGCTAGCGCTAATGTCATTAACGCCCTCGGGCCTCCTTGGAGGCAGCATTTTCGTGTCTCCCTCGCCCTAGAGGCTTCTCTCTGGGTGAAAACCCTGTCCAGGTGCCAGGATAAGCGACAGTGGCATCAGTGTCATTTCCTTCCAGAATGCGTCGCTTCGAGAAGCATCTGTTCTCTTCTATTGGTTTACCCCCTACATCCTTGCTTTGCAGCGGCTTCTCATTCTGGATTGCGCTTCTCGACAGCAATGTAGTCTAATGTGCACTCCTCCAAAATGACACACTACTGACTTATGTGTCTCTGAGGCGCGGCATGGGAGTAGGGCTCCGCTGACGAATCACGACATGGGGCAGGGCTCCACCGATTGAGTTGTGTGGGAGGCAGTTGTTTGTTTGGTTTAGCGCACTAGGTTGAGTTGGGTTGGTCTTGTCTATTTATCTAGTGGTACTAGTTAGTGTGATCGTCATTTCTGTTCGAATCGAGGTCGTATCGTCGTCTCGAGGGTAATAGTTTTTAAGGTTTTTAGACCTAATTTTCCTCACAAACAGAGTCAATTCTCTTCATCTTTAATAATATTGGCATCACTAGTGCCGATATTATTAAAGATGAAGAGAATTGCTTTTCCAAAAAactttccattatctaaaaattgCTTTTCCAAAAAATTTGTGCCCACCTTGCGCCTTGGCCTAGCGCCCTAGCCCAACGCTTGTCTGCGCGCACCTGGGAACGCGCAGTCCCAACGCACATGGTACAGCACGAGCAATGCTGATATGTGATGAAGCTATTTTGCTTTGTCACAAAGATATCTAGCAAGCAGTGTCGTATATATAGTTCTAGCGGTGCGCCTTTAAGCTCTCGAAGGATGCCAACTTTTGACTTGCGATGTCCTGCTTTCAACTTAGAAGTTCGCCTTCGAACTTAAagaaaatctctctctctctctctctctctctctctctctctctctctctctctctctctctctctctctctctctctctctctctctcaatctctctctcttcaaCTGAAGGATAGCAACTTTTAACTTGGATCCGAACATAAAAATTTCAACTTCAGACTTGATAAAAAGCTGTCAACTGTGAATGGGCACCAAGAAAAAACCTACGAATGGGCAACATTTAACTCGTGTCTGAACTTCCAGacgaggaaaaaaaatcatctttcGGCACTGGAAGGATGGCAAGTTAGAAGTTTCCAACTTTTAACTGAAAGATTAGAAGTTTCGACAGGGAAATCAAATCTTATCGATGCTTCCAACTTTCAAATCTCAAATACAAACTTCAGCTATGGGTATACGACACTGGCTCCCACTGTGGCATAGCACTGCCGCACGACTTACTCTGCACGCGGCTCTTGGTGAAGCGACTTTCGCAATTAGACGCTTGAACTTCAAATGCGTAGGTGGAGCATCTAAAATTACAAAATTGTCTGGTATAACATATTCAAAGAACTCGAGTAGTCCCTCGATGCTGCCCCAAAACCAACACTGGGCAGAGCACTCAAAcgtcgctctctctctctctctctctctctctctctctctctctctctctctctctctctcaattcAATTGAGAAATAGGGGTGAAGAAAATGGCCCTAATGACAAGGAAACGATATAGCTGATCAAACATAGAAAATTATGAATTTCAGGCAGTATTTTAACAGGTTGATGCCAAAGACCATCACTGCCAACACCCAGGACAGCTTACCTCTAGTggtaatttatttaattatcacATACCGTACCAAGAGACTTCAACCATAGAGTAACGCAGATACAATATTTGTCAATTCATCAGAAACTCATACTTTTTACACGGCTCATGAAGGAATATATTCTCTTTGGGTCTTTCCGTAGACCGTCGGGATAACATATTCCGCTGCTAACATCAAGGCCATTTGGTTTTAGAGCAGAAGCGGCTTCACAAACATTATCCGCATGAAGGCCTCCTGCTAATAACCAGCCATTCGTGCTATTGACGGAAGGCATTTGAAATTTGTCCCAATTGAAACCTTTGccactgcaaaaaaaaaacaaaaaaaaaccccacaCACAGAGAGACAGAAATATTACATCAGATTCATTTATTCACTCCAGCTACAGTTTCCATAAACAACAAATTTATTAACTACCACATGCTGTCAAGAAAAAGGCTCTTGTAATGTTGACAAATAGGTGCGGATATATAGTCCCAAAAATGTAAAGGAAAATATTGCTGATGTTAAAGTTGGCGGGACAAAGAAGATCCTGTAGAACATCCATTATTAACTAGATCAACAAACATCAAGACATTAGAAATTACTTAAAAAGGCGCTTAGAAACTATGTTAACCATTAAGTGAAATTATGTACCTGCCACCCTTTGCACTGTCCACTAAAAACCAGTCGAGGACATATCCTTCGTTTGGAGGAGCATTGATAAGTTTGCCATCCTCGTTAGCATTTAGGACATATATGATTCGGTTATTCTTCCAAAGCACAGGAAGTAGTTCTCGAGAGCTATCTCCATGAAGCTACGTATAAATAACTGTCAGTAAATAATAAGTTGTTACAACTGCGGTTGCGGAGAGTAGAAAATAGTAAGGGGAGACTTACCTGGATAAGTTCGAGGTCGCATGAATCAGACGCTCTTAAGATGGTCTCTTCATCATCGTCCACAAACACACCAACTGGTTCGGCCCCATAAGATCTCGCTACTCTGGATATCTCTTTGGCTTCTGATAATGGGACAGAGCGTTTGGAGTTGGGCCAAAGAATCATCCCAATAAGTTTAGCTCCAGCATTTGCAGCCGTTTCGGCATCCCTGGCAGATGCAATGCCACACATTTTGACTACaggctcatttcttttggcctcCTCCAAATTAGATGATAAAGGCATGGCAGCAGTAGTTTGCTTATTAGCAAAACATGTCATTTTAACTGCATCCAATCTTGGACGCCCTGTAAAAGGTAGCGTAGTGTGATAATTAAGAATAGCTTGTATCATTATAAAATTTAAATGTGGTTGATATTTCCGATTTTCATTAACAGAAATTGAAAAATACTAAATTTGAAAGACACATCAAGTTTGCAGTTAAAGATATCAAAACCTATTTGGCTGCTCTTTATAAAAAGTGTGAGAAGCGTGAAACCTTGTATCTAAGTATCCTCTCATAAAGAATCTTTAGTAGAGCAAAAGTACCCAATTTACAATTGACACTCCACAGTTTTCTGAATGAAACgataagttttgttgtgatttaAAGAACAAATTTCTTGCATTCTTGAACAAACAACTACTGATGAGAAAGTAAACGACCAAACTATACACAAGGGCACTCGCACGAACTGAAAGATGCAGGAAGATATTCAAGACATAGGTCTAAATTATACCCCAGTACAACTCAtgtaccaaaaaaaaattaatcttACCTTTATTACTTCCACCGTTCGACAGCAAAGCAGTCCGCGGCAACTGTCTTGTGGAGATTGGCATCGCCATCGCTGTTAGCAAATAATCAAACAGTCAGGCGGGCATGGAACAAGTGGAATTATGAAGGCGGCATTCTATTAAACAGGTGGCGTGCAGCCCGGCCGACTATAGGACAAGCGGTTTCAGGAGAACGCAGGAGGGATTCTTGTATAGTTTAATTCGCTTCCAAGGATTCTGGATCCAAGTTCAGAGTAGAATCAGATGGAAATAGTAGGCTCGTGTAGCTCCAAAACGGCGACAGAAATGAAGCACCTGCGTCGCCAGACATGCCGCAAGAACTCAACACAGTTACCCAAAGAAGATATACAAGAACGCCTTACCAAGGCGTCGCGGCCGAACGATGGCAAACGAGGGCAGGGAGTTTGATCAACGTCGAAGAGAACGGAAGAGACAAACGTAGGCGGGCGATACCTGGCGCTGGCGAACTTTCTGCGTGAACGGACGACGGGAACGCGGAAAAGTAGATCAGCTCTGCATTCACCTACCCTTCCCTCTTTCAAACTCCAGTACCAACCATTTTTTGACTCTCACGCACGCACAAACGCAGGCATTTCCGTTGGCAGCCCAGAGGCGTAGACCGCCATGTAGTAGAATATATGGCAACCTGCCAGCTGCCGCACACAGCGGCGCCGTGGCACCGTTTGACCTCCGACGACCGTGTCACTACGGCGTCGAATGGCGATCCCCTCAGCATTTATCGGAACGTATCCATCATGTCAGTGAAGACTTCTTTACACACATGTGCAGTGATTAGTACGTGCTAACAGTGAAAAGTATATCGCACTGTATAAGATAATCCAGGTCCGCGCATTTCCATTACGGAGGCCATTCCGCGCTTGCATAACGTATGAACACACAGATGAGCAACGAGGGTTTATTTACCACCAATATTCACAAGCAAGTGCAGTAGTTTCAGTCGCGCTTACATACAGACATACAGGGTAGGACTACTACGAACTGgcatcacaaagaagaaacagcAGCATCCAACTACGAACTGGCATCACAAAGAACAAACAGCAGCATCCAACCCGCAATCAGCACAACTAGCAGCAAAAGAACTTAGTAGTGCAACATTCAGCCAGCAGACAACGATTACATAGGCGGTGGAAACATTCACATGGAGGATGCCGGCTTTGTGACGGAGCCCTCTACGCTCCGTGCTCTAGTTCTGCTTCTTGGGTTTTGCCAGACCCCTGGGTATCTTGCTCAGGACCTTGGCGTCCAGCACCTCGTACTGCTTGCGGGCCTCGGAGTGCGCCCTTCCAGCAAAGTGGTCCACCTTGTCCTGGTACTTGTCGT
The sequence above is drawn from the Phragmites australis chromosome 10, lpPhrAust1.1, whole genome shotgun sequence genome and encodes:
- the LOC133883759 gene encoding N-(5'-phosphoribosyl)anthranilate isomerase 1, chloroplastic-like isoform X1 gives rise to the protein MAMPISTRQLPRTALLSNGGSNKGRPRLDAVKMTCFANKQTTAAMPLSSNLEEAKRNEPVVKMCGIASARDAETAANAGAKLIGMILWPNSKRSVPLSEAKEISRVARSYGAEPVGVFVDDDEETILRASDSCDLELIQLHGDSSRELLPVLWKNNRIIYVLNANEDGKLINAPPNEGYVLDWFLVDSAKGGSGKGFNWDKFQMPSVNSTNGWLLAGGLHADNVCEAASALKPNGLDVSSGICYPDGLRKDPKRIYSFMSRVKSMSF
- the LOC133883759 gene encoding N-(5'-phosphoribosyl)anthranilate isomerase 3, chloroplastic-like isoform X2, with translation MAMPISTRQLPRTALLSNGGSNKGRPRLDAVKMTCFANKQTTAAMPLSSNLEEAKRNEPVVKMCGIASARDAETAANAGAKLIGMILWPNSKRSVPLSEAKEISRVARSYGAEPVGVFVDDDEETILRASDSCDLELIQLHGDSSRELLPVLWKNNRIIYVLNANEDGKLINAPPNEGYVLDWFLVDSAKGGRIFFVPPTLTSAIFSFTFLGLYIRTYLSTLQEPFS